In Pongo pygmaeus isolate AG05252 chromosome 19, NHGRI_mPonPyg2-v2.0_pri, whole genome shotgun sequence, the genomic stretch cacaaaaaaaaaaaatttaagaaataagcagagcttggtggtgtgcacctgtagtcccagctactcaggaggctgaggtgggaggatcacttgagcccaggggtttgagttAACAGCGttctatgatcataccactgcactcctgcctggacaatGGAGTGAGACCTGTACCGCATATGTAATTTCCTGTAGGACTGAAATTGTTtcgaaacattttttaaaaatcataaacaatGAGACATCATCCTATAACTATTCAACTAGGAAAGGGTAAATAAAATGCCTCCCTTGTTTGATGAGGATGTGGGGAAAGGAACAGTTATAAATGCTAGTTGAAATGTAAACTTGAACATCCATTCTGGAAAGCGTTTGGCAACAAAATAggaattctacttctaggaattatcttttgaaaataatCATGGATGTGTGCAGAGATTTAGCTACAAGGATATTCACCATTCcaattacagaagagaaaaccaagcACTAATGTCAATGTCCATCAATAAGGGATTAGTATAATTATGCcatatccataccatggaatatcacctgttataattttataacacTTTAGGATGGAAAAAACAATTATGACATACTAAGTTTACAAGGTTACAAaaactgttttttgagacagggtgccACTCTGTCCCCTAGcccgaagtgcagtggtgcgatctcggctcactgcagcctcaaccctctcggctcaagcaatccttccaccccaacctctcgagtagctgggattacaagcatgtgccaccatatgcagctgatttttggattttttgtagagatggggttttgccatgttgcccaggttggtgtcaaactcctgagctcaagtgatctgtctgccttcatctctcaaagtgctgggattacaggaatgtgttatgttgtccaggctggaatgcagtggctatgtTAAAGGCCTAGCCCAAGAATAGCAGTGACTAGTCACAGGCGCaatcatagtgcactacagccttgcCTGgctcagcattttttaaaaagtacacagacAGTAAAGACTGAAGAATACACATAGAAAAGTTAATGGTGGCCACTGCTATACCCAAGTGTTGGGATAGTGGAcaatttcactttcttctttttgcttagtattctACAACAAACATTTTATAACAAAAACTCACATTTTACTTCTCAATTGAGCCCTTTTTAATATGGCATCTCCCAAGGATACCAAATTTCAGAGTAGAAAGAGGTCTCATAAATCAAagttctactgcactccagcctaggtgacagagcgagaccccatgtaaaaaaaaaaaataaagaaataaataaatcaaagttCTATCTCAGGAAACTGAagtgcaaaaaagaaaagacttgtTCTATGGCTGGTCAGTGGGACAGCTATACCTGGTTTCCAGTCCAAAGCTATTTCCACTCTGCTTCACTGCTTATCTCAACCACCTGCTTGGCAGGCCACAAAGTCCACCATCAGAAACTTTCAACAGTTTTGCCCATTTTGCTACCTTATTTCACTAAATGTGGACAGCAGCTTTCATAAAACCAGCAGGCTCCTACCGGAATAGGAAGTTCTAGTGGTCATCTGGAACAATTACCAGGTTACTCCCAAGATATCTTGAGCCTGTTAACCTTGCTCTTGCCACAACCCTGGCACTGTCTGCTCCTACCCAGTCCAAGTGCTCTTCAACTGTAGCCAGAATGCTCAATCTGCAAATAGTTACTGACCTGAACTATGTGTACTAGGAGCTAGGGGAGCCAAAGAAAACACAGATCATGCCCCCTGTCCTGGTTTGCCTGTCAGAGTATGTAACCTGGTGTTAAATACTCACAAAATAGATGGTGTTTTCAGAATTCTTATTCCACCAGGCTGATTGGGAAATACATCttccaagaaaaaatatatgtgtcCAACTGCAATACCTAGAGTCAAACAGAAATAAAGGATGAGGGAGAGAATTAAAATTTAGATTGCAGGTAGACCTACCAACATAAATTGCCTATATTTAGGATGAATGTcaacataattattaaaaattaatgaactaataTTGTAGTATTTTACAATAGGTAATACATAAAGGCCAAACagaataaacatgaaaaatagtaacaaaataCTTTTAcaggtaaaataatttaaaaaatagtgagaAGAGCCTTACCCAAAAGGTCCACAATGATTGAGTTCCCCAACAACAAGGAAAACCCCATGAGCACCCAGGGCAGAAAGGGGGCCTGGAAGTTGAGAAGGCCGAAGAAGTTCATGCGGACATAGGGGTTCCTTCGGCTCCAAACGTAGACGAGCATTATTGTAAAGGCCTGGCCCAAGAAAACTAAGCTCACAAACAGACCAAAAAGCTAGCAGATGGCATTAaggaaaatatcaacattaaaagtTTAATAGGGAAGACTGAGCAGGAGAACTAAAGATTGTGTTCTAACAAAAGTTTGAATTCGAAAAGTCAAGTTGTTACATCTTTAGAATAGAAGGAAAAACACCCAGAAAATAATTATGcacagcaatcaggcaaaaaTCTGTTTAGGCTAAATTATCGAGATTTACAGCTACTTCAAACAAATATTCTGCTTTCGTGAAGTTCTTGCCCCTTTGGAAAAATGTGTTAATTCTTCggtcaataattatattaaagcTTGCTCACGATTAGCACCTTTACAGAGATGAATAAAGCTAGCTGGAACAAAACCATCTTGTCAGACCGTACCATATGTAAGTCTATTGTATAGATGaaaattctttttctgaaaaaataatttattggttTTGATAGCCACCACGTAAATGTCTTACCAACTTAGTTTAAAAGTGAAGTACGCCAAGCAGTAATGATATAACTGAGTTGCTTAACAGTAACCCACCTGGGTTAAAAGTTCCTTTGACTTGCTCATCCTGTCCGACTGCTAGGCTTGGAAACTTGTCACAGAAAATGTGCTGTAAAATAAATGACAGTGCCCTGAAGCTAAGATCTAGAGAACTGTGGGAGACAGATGACAAGCTTTAGGAAGAGCCAGGGTGTTCTTCAACATTTTCCCGTGTTCTATTTGTTGAAGGATACGGTCATTAAGAATCCACCAAAAAGGAACATAAATACAAAGTCTGCTGTCCGACCTCGGAAAGAGCCTTCTTCTAGCATTCGACAGTAACGATATCTTAAGTTCCAAGTTAAGAAAATATTAAGCGCATGAACATgaacaaagtaaaaatttaaCGTTACCTTGTAAGTACACTTGGATTCCATATTATTTGTAATTAGTCAAGTCTTCATTTGTATGAGAATGTTTGAGTGGTAATGTGATTACTTTTTTACCAAGCATTTTAGAAAAGGTCAAGACCAGCATCATTTTTTACAAACTGGGAACTAATCCAGATGACACACAGACATGCTTTCAgtcccttattcttttttttttttcttttgagacggagtctcgctctgtcacctaggctggagtgcaatggcaccatatcggctcactgcaagctccacctctcagattcaagcgattctcctgcctcagtctcctgagtagctgggattatagttgtgtcaccacgccaggctattttttgtatttttagtagagagcgggtttcaccatgttggccaggctggtctcaaactcctgacctcgtgatccaccgccttggcctccccaagtgctgggattacaggtgtgagccaccatacccggccctcCAGTCCCCTATTAAacctttaaaaatttgtattgtcTTTCCTGTGCTCAGCCACACCTTAATCTGCACCATCTTTGCTTTCCCACATCCTAACTTGGAAGAAATCCGCAGCAAGAAGCCTTGTGTGCTAAACTACTTTTCCAGGCCTGGCAGGTTGAGCACCTCAGTCAATAAAGATGAATTATGATGAAAAAAACTTTATTGGAAACTTATCAGAATGATATCCTACATAGGATTTAAAATGGATTCCTGCCATCCTCAGGAAGGAATGCAGCTGCAGATGAGTTGAACTGTAACTCCCTCTTAATACAGAGGGCAGGGGTGGAGGAGGAATGCCCTGCTCCGTGGCCCCAAATGCCACTGGATCAGAGCTGGGGTTTTCCTTTCAACAAACCGGAACTTGACAAGCCCAGCAGACACAACCACTGTCTTTCAGCCAGAAGTTCCAGCAACCAGGACCCAAGGAGATCTCAAGTTCCCACTCCTCATGAACCCACTCCAAAACTTATGCCCAAATTCTGCTAAATTATCATTGTATTCAGATTGTTTTACCACCTTGTACCTGTTGGTGTTACTGTGGAGGTATGCCTCAATTAAATCAATTCTCCCCTCCCTTGATCAGATTTGTAAGTAACAAAAGAGCAGAAGTGCTATCTTTTTATGGTTAAAACCTCCCA encodes the following:
- the DERL2 gene encoding derlin-2 isoform X2, with translation MAYQSLRLEYLQIPPVSRAYTTACVLTTAAVLELITPFQLYFNPELIFKHFQIWRLITNFLFFGPVGFNFLFNMIFLYRYCRMLEEGSFRGRTADFVFMFLFGGFLMTLFGLFVSLVFLGQAFTIMLVYVWSRRNPYVRMNFFGLLNFQAPFLPWVLMGFSLLLGNSIIVDLLGIAVGHIYFFLEDVFPNQPGGIRILKTPSILKAIFDTPDEDPNYNPLPEERPGGFAWGEGQRLGG
- the DERL2 gene encoding derlin-2 isoform X1; translation: MAYQSLRLEYLQIPPVSRAYTTACVLTTAAVQLELITPFQLYFNPELIFKHFQIWRLITNFLFFGPVGFNFLFNMIFLYRYCRMLEEGSFRGRTADFVFMFLFGGFLMTLFGLFVSLVFLGQAFTIMLVYVWSRRNPYVRMNFFGLLNFQAPFLPWVLMGFSLLLGNSIIVDLLGIAVGHIYFFLEDVFPNQPGGIRILKTPSILKAIFDTPDEDPNYNPLPEERPGGFAWGEGQRLGG